The Nevskia ramosa DSM 11499 DNA window ATGCGGATTTCCAGCACGTCGCCGGGCTCGGCACCGCGGACCAGGATCGGCCCGTTCAAGGTGTGGTCGCCGCGGCTGGCGCCTTCGACGCCCTCGAAGGCCGCGTACAGCTCTTTCGGAATCTTGTCCTTCGGTACGCCCAGATTCTCGAAGTAGCGCGGATTGCCGCTGGCGGTTTCCAGACGCACGATGTCGCCGGAGTCGATGCTCAGCACCGGCGGCAGCGAGGCATCGAAGAAGCCGCGATGCACGGTCGTCGGCGTCGCCTTCAGGTCGTGCACCGTCGGCGCGGCCTGCGCCGGCGCTGCTGCCTGCAGGAACAGCGCGGCAGGGATTGCCAGGACTGCGAGCATTTTCAAGGTCGTCTCCGGTAGCGTCCAGTGCGGAACGGAACGGCCGCACTGCCCTGTAGACGGCCTCGCCCGTGGATACCCGACCTTGAAGGCCTCTGCGGCGAACGTCGACGGTGGCCCGTTTCTGGCTTGAATTCGGCGCTGGCAGTCCCACCGTGCCATCTCGGAATAGAATCGCGTTTTAGAGGTGAACCATGCCGTTCTACGAATACGCCTGTACCAACTGCGGCAAGCCGACGACGATCCTGCAGAAGCTGTCCGATCCGCCGGCCGTCGATTGCCCGGCTTGCCACACGCCCAGCCTGACCAAGCAGATTTCCGCCGCCGGCTTCCGCCTTAAGGGCGCGGGTTGGTACGAGACCGATTTCAAGTCGGACAACAAGCGCAATCTCGCCGGCGACAGTGCCGAAAGCGCCGTCAAGCCTGACAAGGTTGCCGACAAGCCAGCCGCTGCGCCCGCTGCTGCGGCGCCCGCTGCTCCTCCGGCACCGACCACGCCGGTTGCCTGAGCCGGTGAGCGACCTCGGCGAGCCGCTGCCGGAAGCGTCGCCGCCGCCCGAACCTGCGCCGCGCCTGCTGCGCGTGGTTCTGCGGCAATGGTTCTTCGCCGGGCTGCTGATCTGGGTGCCGTTGGCGGCCACCTTGCTGGTGATCCGCTTCCTGATCGGCCTGCTCGATACCAGCCTGCTGCTGATCCCGCCGTCGCTGCGCCCGGATTTCCCCGGGCTCGGCGTGTTCCTGAGCGTTGGCCTGGTGTTTGGCACCGGCGCGCTGGCGGCGAATTACCTCGGCGGACGGCTGCTGCACTGGGCCGAGGAAATGCTGTTCCGCATTCCGCTGGTGCGGACCCTGTACGGCGGCGTCAAGAAACTCGCCGAGACGTTGTTCTCGCGGGAATCGACGGCGTTCAAGCGCGTGGTGCTGATCGAATGGCCGCGCGCCGGGCTGTGGACGATCGGCTTCCAGGCAGGAGATCCGCTGAAAGTGGTGCGTGAAGCCACCGGCCAGGATCTGATCCCGGTGTTCGTGCCGACCACGCCGAACCCGACCGGCGGTTTCATCATGCAGGTGCCGGCCGCCGAACTGAAATTCCTCGATGTGACGGTCGAGGAAGGCATGCGCTACATCATCTCGCTCGGCGTCGTCGCGCCCGGCACCACGCCGGCCGTTACGCAATCGGGGCTGCCCGTCAGCCCGCGCTGAAGCGCCTGACGTACAATCGCCGCCCTGTTCATATCGTTGTGTGATTTCGATGATGCGTTCCCATTATTGCGGCCAGGTCACTGAAGCGCTGACCGGCCAGACCGTCCAGGTTTGCGGCTGGGTCCAGCGCCGCCGCGACCACGGTGGCGTGATCTTCATCGACCTGCGCGACCGCGAAGGCCTGCTGCAGATCGTCTTCGATCCGGACAACGCCGAAACCTTCGCCGCCGCCGAACGCCTGCGCAGCGAATACGTCGTGCAGATCACCGGCCTGGTTCGCGCCCGTCCGGAAGGCACGGTCAACGCCAATCTGCCGACCGGCCGCATCGAAGTGCTCGGCCGCTCGGTGGAAGTGCTGAACAAGTCGGAAACGCCGCCGTTCCAGCTCGACGATGATTCGGTGGGCGAGGAAACGCGCCTGAAGTATCGCTACATCGATCTGCGCCGGCCGCTGATGCAGAAGAACCTGCGCCTGCGTCACGACGTGATCCGCCGCATCCGCAACAAGATGGACGAGCTCGGCTTCATCGACGTCGAGACGCCGATCCTGACTCGTGCCACGCCGGAAGGCGCGCGCGACTATCTGGTGCCGAGCCGCACGCACGAAGGCAAGTTCTTCGCGCTGCCGCAGTCCCCGCAATTGTTCAAGCAGCTGCTGATGATGGGCGGGCTGGACCGTTACTACCAGATCGCCCGCTGCTTCCGCGACGAGGACTTGCGCGCCGATCGCCAGCCGGAATTCACCCAGCTCGACGTCGAGACCTCGTTCCTGTCGATGGAAGAGATCATGGCGTTGATCGAAACCATGTTCGTCGACCTGTTCCAGTCGGTCATGAATGTCGACCTGGGCAAGCTCCCGCACATGAGCTACGCCGACGCGATGGGCCGCTTCGGCTCGGACAAGCCGGATCTGCGCAACCCGCTGGAACTGGTCGAGATCAAGGATCTCGTCGCCGATTCCGAGTTCAAGGTGTTCGCCGCACCGGCTGCCGACCCGAAGAGCCGCGTGGTGGTCATGCGGGTGCCGGGTGGCGGCAAGATTCCGCGCTCGCAGATCGACGATTACACCAAGATGGTCGGCCAGTACGGCGCCCGCGGCCTGGCCTGGATCAAGGTCAACGAGTGGACCGCGAAGGGCCGTGACGGCCTGCAGTCGCCGATCGTCAAGAACCTGTCCGATGCTGCACTCGCCGGCATCATCAGCCGCAGCGGCGCCGTCGACGGTGATCTGCTGTTCTTCGGTGCCGACAAGTACAAGATCGTCTGCGACGCCATGGGCGCGCTGCGCATCAAGGTGGGCCTCGACCACGGTTTCACCGCGCAGGGCTGGCGCGCGCTTTGGGTGGTCGACTGGCCGATGTTCGACGAGGACGAAGGCCGCTGGGTGGCGCTGCATCATCCGTTCACCGCGCCCAAGGTGTTCGACGTTGCCGACATCGAAGCCAACCCGGGCACCGTGCTGTCGCAGGGCTATGACCTGGTGCTGAACGGCGTGGAAGTGGGCGGCGGTTCGGTCCGTATCCATCGCGCCGATGTGCAGAGCGCGGTGTTCCGCCTGCTCGGCATTTCCGATGAGGAAGCTCGCGAGAAGTTCGGCTTCCTGCTCGATGCGCTGAAGTTCGGCGCGCCGCCGCATGGCGGTATCGCGCTGGGTCTGGACCGTCTGGTGATGCTGATGACCGGCGCCCAGTCGATCCGCGAAGTGATCGCTTTCCCGAAGACCCAGACCGCCCATTGCCCGCTGACCAATGCCCCCGGCACGGTCGACGGCAAGCAGCTGCGCGAACTGTCGATCCGTTCCACTGTCTCTCCGGCAGCGGCTCCGCGTGCCGTTTCCGTTACCGAGGCCTGAGGTCCAATGATCAAGTTTCGCCTGTCGGCTGTGCGTCTTCTGTTGCCGCTGCTGTTTGGAGCGAGCCTGCTCGGTCTGTCGGGCTGCGATCCGATCGGCAGCGGTGCCGGTCCGGTCCGTCTGGTCGTCAATTCGCCGGACGGCACAACCGATGCCGCGGCCGGCCGGGTGTTCCAGTGTCTGCGCACCGGTGTTTCGGCAACCCTGATCTTCGATGACGGTGGTCTCGCCGACTTCACCCAGCGGGTGCGCTGGACCAGCTCGAACCCGGAAGTGCTGCGCATCAGCAATGGCGATGAACCGTTGCCGTCGCCGGCAGTCGGTTTCTACCAGCCGGGTGTGGTGACGCCGGTCGCGCCGGGCACTTCGACGGTCACTGCGACGTTCAGCGGCTTCTCCGACTCGATCGTCATCACCGTCGGCACCCCGAGCGGCTTCTTCGTCCAGGCCAAGAATCCGCAGACCAATATCGCCACCGATATTCCCGGTGGTGCAATGCGCATCGGTCCGAACACGGCCATCGATCTCGACGTCCAGGCGATCCTCGACGGGGCGACAGTCAATGTCGATGCGGCTGCGGCTTGGGCATTCGTGACGCCGAACACCGCGGTTGCGACGATCGATCCAGCCAGTGGCGTGATCGTCGGAGTCGCCGCTGGTGATCCGCTGACCGCCCGCGTCTCGTTCGCGTCCTGCTCGAACACCGTGGACACCGCGATCACCGTGGCGCCGATCACGGCGATCACCATGGTGCCGCCGCCGGCGCTGGCCAGCGATCCCCTGATCGTCGGCAATACCCAGCCGTTCACCGTGCTGGCCGACTTCGGCGACGGTGGACCGCAGCAGGACATCAGCCTTCAGGCGGTGTACACGTCGACGAACACGGCGGTCGCGGCATTCAATCTGGTACCCGGCATCACCAACCTGCTCAGCTCGCTGACGGCGGGATCGACCGATGTCAGTGCCACGTTTACCGTCGGCAAGACGGCCACCGCCGACGGGACGGTGTTCCCGACGCAGGTGGTATCGGTCTCCACGGCGGTCGACGTGCTGAACGGTATCTCGATGGCGCCGGCCGAAGTGACGTTCCCGGCCGGCAGCAACCTGATCACGCCGCTGGTCGTCACCGGTACCTACGCCAGCGGTAAGACGCAGGACGTCACGCGCCGGACCTTGTTCACCTCGGAAAACACGGCCATCGTCAACGTCAGCAACAACACCCAGACCGCCGGCCAGGTGGTTTCCGGTGGTCCGACCGTTGGCACCGCGAAGATCACCGCCTCGGTGGCCAATCCGACCGATACCGCGGGCACGATGCCGTTCACTGCTACCGCATCATTCACGACGACCGCCGCGCCTACACCCGCGCCCTGAAGACGTAGCAGGGACGGTTCCAGGCCGGATGGCACCATCGACGATGGTGCCATCCGGTCGGAGCAGCGCTCGGGCGGGGTAGTTCGACTAAAATGACGCACTGCCGCACAGCGCCGCTGGCGGCGATCGAAGGAGGTCCGGCATGTCAGCCGCTTTGAAGATCGATCAGTTCAACCTGCTGGACGACGAGTCCTGCGATGCCCGCATCGAGGCCGCGAAAGCGATTCTCGGCGATCGTCTGGCCATTCTCGGCCACCATTACCAGCGCGACGAAGTGTTCAAGCACGCCCATTTCTCGGGTGATTCGCTGAAGCTGTCGCAGCTTGCCGCCAAGACCACGGCCGAATACATCGTGTTCTGCGGCGTGCATTTCATGGCCGAAGTCGCCGACATCGTCACCGACGGCCAGCGCAACGTGATCCTTCCCGATCTCGCCGCCGGCTGTTCGATGGCCGACATGGCGAACCTGGTCAAGGTCCGCAAGTGCTGGGAAGAGTTGTCTGCGATCCTCGATCCGGACGAGAAAGTCACGCCGGTCACTTACATCAATTCGGCGGCCGATCTCAAAGCCTTCTGCGGCAACCACGGCGGCATCGTCTGCACGTCGAGCAATGCCCGCGCGGTGCTCGAATGGTCGTTCGGCCGGCGCGAGAAAGTGCTGTTTTTCCCGGACCAGCACCTCGGCCGCAACACCGGCCTGACCATGGGCATCCCGCTCGAGCAGATGGTCACCTGGGACTTCATGAAGCCCCGCGGCGGCCTGACCGACGACGAGATCCGCAACGCCCGGATCATTCTCTGGAAGGGCTTCTGCTCGGTGCACCAGATGTTCCATCCGGCGCAGATCGAGAAATTCCGCCGGGAAGTGCCGAACGGCCACGTCATCAGCCATCCGGAGAATTCCTACGAGGTCTGTCAGGCCTCGGATTTCGTCGGTTCCACCGAATACATCCTGCGCATCGTCCGCGCCGCCGAGCCGGGTTCGCACTGGCTGGTCGGCACCGAACTGAATCTGGTCAACCGTCTCCGCGACGAGATGAAGCCGAAAGGCGTGACCGTGCAGTTCATGTCGCCGATGGTCTGCATGTGCTCGACGATGTTCCGCACCGATCCGCAGCATCTCGCCTGGGTGCTCGACAACCTGGTCGCCGGCCAGGTCGTCAACCGCATCCGGGTGCCGCAGGAGATCGCCGTGCCGGCTCGGCGCGCGCTCGATCTGATGATGGAAGTCGTCGACTGATCTGTCTGGCGATGGCGTGAGGCGTAAAGGCCGAACGCCGTCGCCGTTTTGCCTCGCCCCAATCACGTACTACTCCACGCCTCACTCAGAAGCCCATGTTCACCAACGCTCCGTCACTCGCCCAGTCCGACCCCGAACTCAACGCCGCCCTGGTCGCCGAAGCCGGCCGTCAGGAGGCGCATATCGAGCTGATCGCGTCCGAGAACTACGCCAGCCCGGCCGTGATGGAAGCGCAGGGCGGCCAGCTGACCAACAAGTACGCCGAGGGTTATCCGGGCAAGCGCTATTACGGCGGCTGCGAGTTCGCCGACGTTGCCGAGCAGCTGGCGATTGATCGCGTCAAGCAGCTGTTCAACTGCGATTACGCCAACGTGCAGCCGCATTCCGGCGCACAGGCGAACGCGGCGATCTTCCTGTCGCTGGTCAATCCGGGCGATGTGGTGATGGGCATGAACCTGGCGCAGGGCGGTCATCTGACCCACGGCCATCCGGCGAATTTCTCCGGCAAGCAGTACAAGATCGTGCCCTACGGTCTGGACCCGGAAACCGGCCTGATCAACTACGACGAGATGGAGCGTCTGGCGCTGGAGCACCAGCCGAAGCTGCTGATCGGCGGCTTCTCGGCGTACTCGCGAGTCAAGGACTGGAAGCGGATGCGCGAAATCGCCGACAAGGTCGGCGCCTATTTCTGGGTCGACATGGCGCATGTCGCCGGTCTGGTCGCTGCCGGCGAATACCCGAGCCCGCTGCCGTACGCCCACGTCGTCACCAGCACCACGCACAAGACGCTGCGCGGCCCGCGCGGCGGCATCATCCTCGCGCAGGGGCAGGGCGAGGAACTGTACAAGAAGCTCAATTCGGCGGTGTTCCCCGGCATCCAGGGCGGCCCGCTGATGCACGTCATCGCCGCCAAGGCGGTGGCCTTCCGCGAAGCGCTGCAGCCGTCGTTCAAGGTCTATCAGAAGCAGGTCGTCGCCAATGCCCGCGCGATGGCCAAGGTGTTCCTCGATCGCGGTTACAAGGTGGTGTCGGGCGGTACCGACAACCATCTGTTCCTGCTCGATCTGGTGGCCAAGAACATCACCGGCAAGGACGCCGAAGCTGCGCTCGGCAAGGCGCACATCACCGCCAACAAGAACTCGGTACCGAACGATCCGAAGTCGGCGTTCGTGACCTCGGGCCTGCGCCTCGGCTCGCCGGCCTCGACCACGCGCGGCTTCAGGGAAGCGGAAATGGCCTCGGTCGCCGGCTGGATCGCCGACATCGTCGATGCGATGAGCAGCGGCGGTGACGTCGATGCCACGGTGCTGCGCGTGCGCGGCGAAGTCGAAGCGCTGTGCACGCGCTTCCCGGTCTATCGCGCCCTGAAAAAGGCTGCGTGAGCCGATGAACAGGGCATTGCTGCGCTACCTGTCGTCCTCGAACTGAGGTCGGCGCGCGCGTGCAATGCCCGTTCTGCAAAGCCACCGACACCCGGGTCATCGACTCGCGGCTGTTCGAGGACGGCACCCAGGTTCGCCGCCGCCGCGAGTGCCCGGT harbors:
- a CDS encoding FmdB family zinc ribbon protein; translation: MPFYEYACTNCGKPTTILQKLSDPPAVDCPACHTPSLTKQISAAGFRLKGAGWYETDFKSDNKRNLAGDSAESAVKPDKVADKPAAAPAAAAPAAPPAPTTPVA
- a CDS encoding DUF502 domain-containing protein yields the protein MSDLGEPLPEASPPPEPAPRLLRVVLRQWFFAGLLIWVPLAATLLVIRFLIGLLDTSLLLIPPSLRPDFPGLGVFLSVGLVFGTGALAANYLGGRLLHWAEEMLFRIPLVRTLYGGVKKLAETLFSRESTAFKRVVLIEWPRAGLWTIGFQAGDPLKVVREATGQDLIPVFVPTTPNPTGGFIMQVPAAELKFLDVTVEEGMRYIISLGVVAPGTTPAVTQSGLPVSPR
- the aspS gene encoding aspartate--tRNA ligase; its protein translation is MMRSHYCGQVTEALTGQTVQVCGWVQRRRDHGGVIFIDLRDREGLLQIVFDPDNAETFAAAERLRSEYVVQITGLVRARPEGTVNANLPTGRIEVLGRSVEVLNKSETPPFQLDDDSVGEETRLKYRYIDLRRPLMQKNLRLRHDVIRRIRNKMDELGFIDVETPILTRATPEGARDYLVPSRTHEGKFFALPQSPQLFKQLLMMGGLDRYYQIARCFRDEDLRADRQPEFTQLDVETSFLSMEEIMALIETMFVDLFQSVMNVDLGKLPHMSYADAMGRFGSDKPDLRNPLELVEIKDLVADSEFKVFAAPAADPKSRVVVMRVPGGGKIPRSQIDDYTKMVGQYGARGLAWIKVNEWTAKGRDGLQSPIVKNLSDAALAGIISRSGAVDGDLLFFGADKYKIVCDAMGALRIKVGLDHGFTAQGWRALWVVDWPMFDEDEGRWVALHHPFTAPKVFDVADIEANPGTVLSQGYDLVLNGVEVGGGSVRIHRADVQSAVFRLLGISDEEAREKFGFLLDALKFGAPPHGGIALGLDRLVMLMTGAQSIREVIAFPKTQTAHCPLTNAPGTVDGKQLRELSIRSTVSPAAAPRAVSVTEA
- the nadA gene encoding quinolinate synthase NadA; this translates as MSAALKIDQFNLLDDESCDARIEAAKAILGDRLAILGHHYQRDEVFKHAHFSGDSLKLSQLAAKTTAEYIVFCGVHFMAEVADIVTDGQRNVILPDLAAGCSMADMANLVKVRKCWEELSAILDPDEKVTPVTYINSAADLKAFCGNHGGIVCTSSNARAVLEWSFGRREKVLFFPDQHLGRNTGLTMGIPLEQMVTWDFMKPRGGLTDDEIRNARIILWKGFCSVHQMFHPAQIEKFRREVPNGHVISHPENSYEVCQASDFVGSTEYILRIVRAAEPGSHWLVGTELNLVNRLRDEMKPKGVTVQFMSPMVCMCSTMFRTDPQHLAWVLDNLVAGQVVNRIRVPQEIAVPARRALDLMMEVVD
- the glyA gene encoding serine hydroxymethyltransferase encodes the protein MFTNAPSLAQSDPELNAALVAEAGRQEAHIELIASENYASPAVMEAQGGQLTNKYAEGYPGKRYYGGCEFADVAEQLAIDRVKQLFNCDYANVQPHSGAQANAAIFLSLVNPGDVVMGMNLAQGGHLTHGHPANFSGKQYKIVPYGLDPETGLINYDEMERLALEHQPKLLIGGFSAYSRVKDWKRMREIADKVGAYFWVDMAHVAGLVAAGEYPSPLPYAHVVTSTTHKTLRGPRGGIILAQGQGEELYKKLNSAVFPGIQGGPLMHVIAAKAVAFREALQPSFKVYQKQVVANARAMAKVFLDRGYKVVSGGTDNHLFLLDLVAKNITGKDAEAALGKAHITANKNSVPNDPKSAFVTSGLRLGSPASTTRGFREAEMASVAGWIADIVDAMSSGGDVDATVLRVRGEVEALCTRFPVYRALKKAA